The proteins below are encoded in one region of uncultured Eubacteriales bacterium:
- a CDS encoding hypothetical protein (Evidence 5 : No homology to any previously reported sequences) — MSFCFILGSSFCLFSLYRQGIPHFFLAGIPMPNKSVKSREKNAQGQPSVEEGWPCALFGSQTIITSENVKLQKISTHNSKEVSTSAW; from the coding sequence ATGTCATTTTGTTTTATTCTAGGAAGTAGTTTTTGTCTATTTTCCCTGTATCGACAGGGGATACCACACTTTTTTCTAGCCGGTATCCCGATGCCCAATAAATCCGTCAAAAGCCGTGAAAAAAACGCACAGGGCCAGCCCTCTGTTGAAGAGGGCTGGCCCTGTGCGCTCTTTGGCAGCCAGACTATCATAACGTCAGAAAACGTAAAATTACAAAAAATATCCACCCATAACAGTAAGGAGGTAAGTACATCGGCGTGGTAA
- a CDS encoding PTS IIA component protein, whose amino-acid sequence MKPKLILMSHGHYAEELYKSAQMIVGPIDGLITIAMLESDGLDGTRKKLADAFSQAGEVDVVIAADLMSGTPCNVAVQSMYERSGVRVLTGLNLPMAIEYAVSDIEDADEMAVMLRDTGAASVRLVEKPQAADGEEGYED is encoded by the coding sequence ATGAAACCAAAGCTCATTCTGATGTCCCACGGGCACTACGCCGAGGAGCTCTACAAGTCCGCGCAGATGATCGTGGGCCCGATCGACGGCCTCATCACCATCGCCATGTTGGAGAGCGACGGGCTGGACGGCACCAGGAAAAAGCTGGCCGACGCCTTTTCCCAGGCGGGCGAGGTCGACGTGGTCATCGCCGCCGACCTGATGTCTGGCACGCCATGCAATGTGGCTGTCCAGTCTATGTACGAGCGCTCCGGGGTTCGCGTCCTGACCGGCTTGAACCTTCCCATGGCCATTGAGTACGCCGTCTCCGACATCGAGGACGCGGATGAGATGGCCGTCATGCTGCGGGACACCGGAGCGGCGTCCGTCAGGCTGGTGGAAAAACCCCAAGCAGCCGACGGAGAGGAGGGCTACGAGGACTAG
- a CDS encoding PTS system, IIC component, with product MNSIPILIVVLLTLYVGFAQLDQISVQLGFYSPLFAATVTGLLLGNMPMGLAIGASMQLMTLGVATYGGATVPDFLSGSIMGTAFAIMSGQGAEAGVALAVPIGLLLTQLDVAGRMTNVIFQHRAERCAAKGDDKGVELCNILGILPWTLTRMIPVFLGLFFGEAVVKAINSWIPAWLMSGLKYAGGLLPVMGIALLMRYLPLKKFFAYYIIGFVLMAYLPSQFTILGVSLVGVALAAIYMNKYDSDNAAPAAAVAAGNNDVEVEIDE from the coding sequence ATGAACAGTATTCCCATACTCATTGTCGTGCTGCTGACGCTGTATGTCGGCTTCGCCCAGCTCGACCAAATCTCCGTTCAGCTGGGCTTCTACTCCCCGCTGTTTGCCGCCACCGTTACCGGGCTGTTGCTGGGCAATATGCCCATGGGTCTCGCCATCGGCGCTTCCATGCAGCTGATGACTCTGGGTGTTGCCACCTACGGCGGCGCCACGGTGCCTGACTTCCTGTCCGGTTCCATTATGGGCACGGCGTTTGCCATCATGTCCGGCCAGGGCGCCGAGGCCGGCGTCGCGCTGGCGGTGCCCATCGGCCTGCTGCTCACCCAGCTGGATGTGGCGGGCCGCATGACCAACGTCATCTTCCAGCATCGCGCCGAGCGCTGCGCCGCCAAGGGCGACGACAAGGGTGTGGAGCTGTGCAACATCCTGGGCATCCTGCCCTGGACCCTCACCCGCATGATCCCCGTGTTCCTGGGCCTCTTCTTCGGCGAGGCCGTGGTCAAGGCCATCAACAGTTGGATCCCCGCGTGGCTAATGAGCGGCCTCAAGTATGCCGGGGGCCTGCTGCCCGTCATGGGCATCGCCCTCCTCATGCGCTACCTCCCCCTGAAGAAGTTCTTCGCCTACTACATCATCGGCTTTGTGCTAATGGCCTATCTGCCCAGCCAGTTCACCATTCTGGGCGTGTCTCTGGTGGGCGTCGCTCTGGCGGCGATCTATATGAA